GCCTCGCGCTGGCGCTCGATCTGGACCCCACGCACGATCAGGCGGTAGGGCCAGGTCATCACGCTGGCATACGCGAGCGGCCCGAACTCGCGGAGAACGAACTCGTCAAGGGTGGTGTCGTCTGGCCCTGAATCCTCGTCAGCAGCCTCGCTGAGCGCTGGGTCAGGGCCATCAGTTTTCCCGCCGTTTCCTCCACGTCGTTCAGGTCCCACATGGCCGTCAGCAGCTTCAGGCGATCATCCCAAGTCACGGGCTGGGGCAAGGGGCTGCCCGCTTCCAGACTGGCGTGAACCAGTCTCCAGAAGGCCGCCCAGACGCCCGGCTCCAGATCGCTACGCTGGAAGTTCGCCCACTCGTCGCGCAGGGTGCCGAGCGTGACGGTGAGGGTCAGCAGGTCAGAGAGGTGCGCGTCGGCCACGGTGGCGGGCCAGGCGCGCAGGGTCACGGTGCCGCCGCTCAGGCGGACGTTCTTACGAATGGGGTAGAGCATGCCGCCTCCAGATCAAAAAGGATCTCTTGTGTTATTGAGAACGAACTGCTTTTGTATTGGACCTGAAACCGGCCAGTTGATCAGTGCTGACTCTGGAGCACTCCTTGAAGGCCAGAGAACGCCGTAATCAAGTAGGGCCACCCGGATCTGAGCTTGATGACGAGAATTCTCAAAACGCGTCACATCCCAAACCGAGGGCGGGAGTATGGGGTTTTGAATTCGACGAATGGATGGTCCCACCGATAGATGCTCAACTCCAGTGCCAGTCGACGACGCAGCATCGCCTGGTACGCCGGGTCATGCCAAGCGCACCCTGCGTGGCGAAACTCAATCATCCGGAAAAGCAACTCGTTGTATTCCACCTGATCTGGGCTTGGATGACGCAAGATCAGCTCTTCTCCACCACTACTGAACAGCAGATCATCCAGGGAGTCGAATGCCGTGACCTCATACGGGAGGTCACAGGCGTAGCACCGGCCATGCTCATCCATCAGGAAGGCCATCCAGCCATCTTCCGCACCGATGGGGAACAGGCGGGCGCCTATCCGTCGTTCGAGCGGCCGAACCTCCTGATGGAAGTCTGGGCCGCAGGTCGCTGAAAAGTACTGGGTCGCTGGATCGCCGAGCCCTTCGACCTGTTCAAGGAACGCGATGGCTGCTGGGAACGGCGTCCAGCCCTGCTGAGTCCGGCGAGTGAGGAGCGCTGTGAGGTCCACGCGACGACCTTCGGACCAGCCGAGGTTCTGAAAGTAAGTCTTTAGGCGTTCACTCCAGGGCACCTCGTGGGCTTTCGTCATGTAGACAGTATTGATCGTGCTCCTGGCGTGATTGAGAACCAGGTAATTTGCCTTGAGTCTGAAGCCTGCCAGACACTACTTCGATGCCTCCGCAAAGGTCCATGATGACGCCAACCTATATCGTGATCGGTAGAAGCCCGCCTCCAAACGGAGGCGGGCTAATGGAATTAAGCTGCGGCCTCGGCCTTCAGAATGTCCAGCAGGGCGTCGAGCTTGCTGGCCGGGATGGTGAAGATCGCGCCCATCGGCCCCACCTGCGCGCTGTAGGCGTCTAGCGCGTCGCTGAGTCCACCCAGGTAGGACTGCACCGGCACGCGGAACTGCAGCGTCTCGCGGTTCTGGTTGTCGCCCTCGCCGTTGTTCTGGATGGCCACCCTTGGATGCCAGTAGACCTTGTACAGCGGGTCAGCGCCGCCCTGGTGACGGCGAATCACGATCATGCGGGCCGGGATGCTAGCCCCCGGCGCGAACGGGCTGATGGTGCCGCCCGCCAGCGCGTCGGTCATCGCTACCGGGATGCTGCCGACGTGCAGGGCGCGGACCGTTTCGTCCGGGGTCAGCACGGGAATGTTGTCGTAGGTGGCCGTGACCTCGGTGGTGTCTTCCACCAGCAGCAGATCCGGGCCGCCGTTGGGATCCTGGGCCTTGATGCTCTCGCGGGTCACGTTGGTGTTGATCGCAACCTTCTCGGAAGGCGGGAACAGGCCGAGATCGGCCCAGTCCGTCGCGGCCAGGATGGCTCCGAACGCTGCGAGGGGGCTGAGCAGGACCTGACGGCCCTCGCGGGTCAGGTTGGCGGCTTGGCGGGCGGTGGTGCTGTTCTTGGCTACGAGTGCCATGGTTACTCCTGAACGGCCCCGGTGTGGGTGCCGTCGATGATGAGGGCGTCATAGGTGGGGCGGCAGATGTAGACGCCGGGCTGGAGCAGTGTGGGCTGCGCCGGCGTGACTTCGCGGTGAGGCCCAGGATCATGCGGGAACCCACACAGGGCGCGGCTGACGAGTCGGGCCAAATCGAGACAGGCGTCGGCGGTCAGCGCCAATGCGGCTACCGGCACCCAGAACACGCCCGTCACGCCGTCTGAACTGATCGAGAGCGGGTCTTCTACCTGAACGTAGCCGTTTGGATGCGCCGCCAGGTACCCGCTCAGCCCGCCCGCCTGTCCCGGCCTGCGTCCGGCCAGGGCCCGCTCCCGGTCTTCTGGCAGCAGCACTTGCGTTCCAGCAGGCAGGGCAGCCACCAGCCGCGCGTGAATGTCGGTGATCAGGGAAGACACGGCTAGCGCACCAGCCGACAGACTCCAACGGCCAGCCCGGTGAAGTCGCTGACCTGCCCCCAATTCACCAGGGTGAGCGTGCCGCCGTCCCAGGTCAGACTGGCCCCTTCACCAGGCGGCGGGTCTGCGGGATGGGTCTTGAGCAGACGCACGTCGAGCACATCTGGCACTCCCGTCAGGCGCTGAGCCAGGCGGGTGCCCTGATCCGTCTGGTTGGGGTCCTGGACGCTAAAGCGGCAGCTCGTGCCGTCGCTCCAGGTATCGGTGTGACGGTACAGAAGGTCAGCGTTCTGGTTTAGCAGCCGCTGGGCGGTGGCCTGAAGGCCGGGCAGCCGGTTCACTGCACACCCCACTCGCCGAAGAACGGCGCGAAGTCCGCCCCTTCGGTGCTCACCTCTGGATGGGCCCGTGCCAGGGCCACGTCACGGGCGGCGGCCAGCCGGGCAATGCGGCTTTGAAGATCGCGCTCAATGGTGACCTCACCCTCGGCGCGGAACTTCTCCACCTCACCCTCCAGCACCACGATCCTGGCCCCGTAGATCAGCGCCAGGACTCCCTGCCGCTGCTGCTCGGTGGGCTCTGCGTTTTCTGCCACGCCGCGCAAGGTCAGATACTGGGCGATACGGGCTTCCAGAGCTTCCTGATTCGCCACGCCCAGCATGGCTGGGGTCAGCGGTTCCGGATCCAGCAGGAAGCGGGCGGCCGGGTCCACGCTAGTCCGCCTTCGCGGGAGCGGTCAGCGCGTCAAGAATGACCGGGGCCAGCTTTTCACCCACGCCCTTGACATCAATCAATCGTGCGAGAGCGTCCTCAGGCAGCATGGGACGGGCCTGCGCTGCTGCCAGTTGGCTGGTCAGGGCGTCGCGTTCGGTCCCCAGCTCAGCGAGCGCCTTTTCGTTCGTATGGACGTGGGCGGCCAGGCTCTGCGCCGATTCGATCAGCCGATCCTTCTCAGCGGCGAAGGCGTCGCGTTCCTTCTGAGCCTCCGCCAGTTTTTGGCGCAAGGTGTCCAGCTCGGTGTCAGCAAGAGACTCCAGCGCTTCCATCTGGGCACTGGGATTGCGGATCTCAGCTCCCTCGGTGTCCTCAATCAGGCCCCTGGCAGCGTGTTTCTCGTAATCAAAATTTGACAGGTCACCGGGGAGCGGGCTGCCCGCAGGCAACCACTTTCCCCCAGCGAACACCGGGGTCACGGTTTTCAGGTTCTTCACGGTACGGTCCTCCAGGAAAGGGCTTGGACGGCGGGTAGGGCTCAGTCGCCCTGAGCGATAACCACGCCGTACGGATCGCGCAAGTCCGCGCCCACCACGTCATGCACCTTCAGCGCGAAGTTGCGGTTCTCGAAGTCGCCTTCCAGATCCGTCTCGTCCATGTTCACCATGCGGGTAAAGGTTTTGGGCCCACCCTCGTAACCGCGCAGGGCGGCCAGTTCGAAGGGGTTGTTGCGTCCGTCCACCACCAGGTAGTCGTCGTCGCCCACGCCCTTGGCAGCGTAGCGGTCCGGGTACTCGGCCAGCAGGTCCGCGATCATGTCCTCGACGTGGATGTTGCCCAGCATGTACGCCGGGTTGCGGTTGGGCACCATCGCCAGCGCCCCGCTTGCGCCGCCCACCGGCACCAGGTACTCGTTAGCCATGCTGGCAGCGGCCTTGCGCTCCCAGATGGTGGGCACGAACAGATCGGTGGGGCGGCGGCTGGCCCGGCGGCCTGTGGCGGTGTCCACCTGCGCGCTCATGAAGGCGGCGAGCTGGTCCAGGTTGGCGGGCGTCGGGCCTTCCTCACCGTCCAGCAGGGGCACGCGCGGCGCTTTGCGGAGAATCACGTCCAGAATCACGCTGGCGCGGGTGCGGCGGGCCACATTGCCCAGGTCGGCGGCAGCGGCCGTGAAGTCGCCCAGGTCATCGTTGATGTACGCCTCGAAGGTGAACGTCAGCGCCAGCGCGTAGTCGGCCACGGTGTAGCCCTCCTCGCTGGTGAAGAACTTGGTGTACTCAATGTTGGCCGACTCGGGACGCACCGGCAGGAAGCGGTGGCCGATGGCGCCGGGCCGAGTGCCCTTCAGCGCTTTGAAGTCGGTAGCCGTGCGGCGGGCCGCGAACTTGGGCAAGTCACTCTCGGGGAAGGTGAAGCCGGGGCGGCTGGCGGCCTGGCGCACCTGCGCGACGGCCAGCGGGAAGTCGCTGGTGGTGAGGGTCTCACGGTGCGCGCGGCGGGTCTTCTCGAAATCGAGAATCATCCCTTCCATGCGGATCAGGGCAGCTTCCTTGGCGCTGGCGTCCATGGCGCGCACGTTGTCCAGCTCCTTGTCCAGGAACCCACCGAAGTAGCCCATCTGGAAGTGCTGCTGGGCCGCCTCCAGCACGGTCTGGATGGTCAGCGGGATGACGCGGTTTTCGGGGATGACGCCCCGATCGGCGAGGCGGGTCAGTTCGAAGCGGATCTCTTTGATGCTCATGCGGCCCTCCAGGGCAGTGCAAAGGGAACAGGCCCGCGCCTCACGCTGGAGGGCTGGGCCTGTAGGGACGGGAGACTGCTGCTCAGTTGGCGCGCAGGGCGATGGTGGTGGCGTTGAGCTTGTACCCGATGTGCAGGCCATCGGCGGGCGCGGCCCCGTAGGTCTTGTCGGCTTTCAGATAGACCTTGCCGAAGGTGGCGACAGCGGCGATGGCTGCGGCGGGCACACCGATGCTCTCTACGATTCCTGGCAGGAACACAGTGGCCTGGTTCTCGACGAGGCCCTGTGGCGCGGTGCCCTTGGAGACCATGTCGGCGGTGGCCTGATCGGTCTCAGCGTGGCCGTACAGGCCGTCCGCTCCAAGCTTGACGAGATCGCCGCTCTTGGTGCCGGCAGGAACAAGAAGAGCGACAGAAATGCTGCCGCCCGTGTAGGCCCAGTGCTTTTTGTTCTTCATGGGATGGCCCTCCTAGGGGCTGAGGTGGCGAGAAAGGAACCTGGCTGGTTGGGCCTCAGATCAGGCCGGCGCGGCTGCGGGTGCTTTCGAACTGGCGGGTTTCGCCACTGCGGGTCTGTTCGGCTTCAGTGCGGGTGCGGCTGTTGTCCCCGCTGGGCAGGGGCACGCGGTTCTGGCCGGTGGGGCGCGGCGCACTTTCGCGCTGGCCCAGGGCAGCCTTGCGCTCGACGATCTTGCGTTCAACGGCGCTGCGGGCCACGTCCTCGCTCTCGGCGGTGCGGGCCACCCCGATCAGCTCGGCGCGGAAGCTGGCGTCCAGATCGATCTCGGTGTCGCCATGCTTGACCGTCCCCGCGCTGGGCAGGCGGGCCGCTTCCAGGGCCGTGACGGCGATGGTGTCGCGGCGGGCATTGTGGTTCTCGGTGTTCAGCGTACCCACCTGCCCGCGCAGTTCCACCACAGTCTGCTCCAGCGCGCGGTAGTCCGACAGGCTGACGGTACCCGCCTCTGTGTTGGTGGGCGCGGGAGCAGGGTGGTTGACACTCTCCTGCATGACGGCTTCGAGAGTGGCCAGGTATTCCGCCTGGGCCTCGGGCTTGGCCTTGAGCTCTTCGAGGGTCTTGCAGCCGTACTTCTCCATCAGGGCTTTGATCTTGGGGTGCATGGTGCCCTCCTGTGGGCGTGGGGGAGTGGGGGCGGGTGGCGCTTTACGCTCGCGCCGCCGGGCGGTGCCGCTGACGTCCGAGGGATCGGACACGACGTCGATGGTCAGCAGCCGGTAGTCGTCCTGAATGACCTGGATGTACGCTTCGGGATCTGGAAAGTCGAGCAGGACCTCGCGGGCGGGCAGCCACTTGGCGCTGCCGTGACCGTTGCTGCTCACGCCCACCGCCACGCCGCCGCCCAGCAGGGCGGTCAGGTCCTGACCGGCCGCGGTGTCGATCACCACACCGGTGGCCTTGACCGTGTCGCCGTCCAGCTCCAGCGTTTCGTAGCGCAGGCAGATGGCCGCCAGCCGTCCCTTGGCCGGGTCATACCAGTCATCGGGGTGTTCAAGCAGGCCCCAGAGCTTGCCGTCCGTGAGGTCCTGCTGGGCCGCCGTGATGGCCGTCTGCCAAACCTCGCGGCTGTAGAGGCGTCCGTTGCGGTTGACGCGGCCAGCGGTGGCGACGGTGACGTCCACCAACGTGACCGTCTTGCCTGATCGGGTCTCCTCGCGCAGGGCGGCGTGGGTGCGCTCGGGGGCGCGGGTCTCGCGCAGGTCCAGATCCACCTCGGTGCGGGGGGCGGCGCTTTCCTGTAAGCACAGGCGGCGGGTGAGGGCGGACATGCAGGGCGAGCGGTTCCGGTGGTCCATGAGGTCTCCTTCAGCCACGCAGTGCGGGCGGGCTGTCGAGGTGGGCGAGAGCGGCTTCGGCGGCGGTCTGTGTGAGCTCTCCTTTCGAGAGCTGCAACAAAATCGCCTCGCGCTGGGCGAGGCGTTGCTGCTTGCTCATGGGACTACGGGGTGGTGGGGTCTGCGGGGGCTTGTCCGGCACGGGGGTCACCTCCTGGGGGCGTGTAAGCGGGTGTGATCTTCCCAGCACGCCACAATTCTTCGAAAGAATGTCTGATCACATCAGCGTTTTCAGGCTTTGTGCGAGCCGGGCGGCCGCTTTGCCCTGCACCTTGGGTGGAGGCATGACCTTGAACGCGTTCCACACCTCATCGGCCGACAAATCCGGGAGGTGCCCCCAGTCCAGCTGCGGCCTAGGTGAAGCCGCAAATGAGACCTGCCAGCCCGGCCAGAGGTCCTTCAAAACCATCAACGCAGCGCTGCGCCCCTGTGGGGTCATGTGGATGAGCTGATCAGCAAGCTCAGGAGCCCGGCCCAGCACCTGCTCTGCCCAATGCTCGAACCCAGCACACTCAGAGATTTTTAGGTGCTGTTGATCCACGTTGACCACGGCAAAGTCTTCAGGAATAACTCCCAAGGTGTTGGGCCCGACCGCATCCGGCCAGATTTCAAGTTGTTGCTCAAACCAGGTTCTGAACCCGTCCGGACCAGAGATCAGAACGTGAGCCAAACCGAGCGCCCCCCATTTGTCGGAGTGGAATTGCACCTGGTGATCCGAAATCAGCGCGACATGGCAGCGGTGTGACATTGATCCAAAGATTACGGGTGTTGCGGCTCTGAGGGCTTGGCAGCGCACAACTGTTGGCCAACAGAGGTGGGTCATCGTTTCCGTTCCTCCGTTTCAGTCGTTGGTCATGACCTACGCGGTCCCTTGGCCTTCACCTCCTGGGGGTGTGGCGGCGCGTGCGCTCGGCTGTCCGAAGTCCAGGCCAACAGCGGCCATTCGATCATTTTCCTCGGCTGGATCGAAGGAAAGGGAGCCGCTGAGGGTCTGCGGGCTGGCCCAGCCGTTGCGGGCGGCGGCCTCAGCGCGGGTGATCAGGTCCGCCAGGCTGTCCTGGGTGATCGTCGGGAAGACCCACGGCACCTCGATCTGTCCAGCCCTGACCTTCTTCTTGCGGCTGACCCGCGTTTTGCCGCCGTCCTTCACGTCGAAGGTGGTGATGGTGTACACCTTGTCGGGCCCGTAGCGCCGCCGCAGTTCGGCGCGGTACAGCCGGTCCAGATGGCTGCGCAGTGCCGCGTGGATGCGCAGGACGCTGCGGATGGCGGGCAGGGTCATGCTGTCGGCAGTCGTGCGCGTGACCGTGCCCCCCTCGCCCAG
This genomic interval from Deinococcus humi contains the following:
- a CDS encoding SUKH-3 domain-containing protein, which translates into the protein MTKAHEVPWSERLKTYFQNLGWSEGRRVDLTALLTRRTQQGWTPFPAAIAFLEQVEGLGDPATQYFSATCGPDFHQEVRPLERRIGARLFPIGAEDGWMAFLMDEHGRCYACDLPYEVTAFDSLDDLLFSSGGEELILRHPSPDQVEYNELLFRMIEFRHAGCAWHDPAYQAMLRRRLALELSIYRWDHPFVEFKTPYSRPRFGM